The following coding sequences lie in one bacterium genomic window:
- the rplX gene encoding 50S ribosomal protein L24, translating into MKIRKNDIVQVIAGNDRGKKGKVLKVFPEKSRIVVEGVNFIMRHSKPTQRNQQGGIIKREGTIHVSNVMLIDPKSGKPTRVGHAVLKTADGNKRVRVARVSNEMITE; encoded by the coding sequence ATGAAGATTCGTAAGAATGATATTGTACAGGTGATCGCCGGAAACGACCGCGGCAAGAAGGGAAAAGTCCTGAAGGTTTTTCCCGAGAAGTCGCGCATCGTCGTGGAAGGGGTGAACTTCATCATGCGCCACTCCAAGCCCACGCAGCGGAATCAGCAGGGCGGCATCATCAAGCGGGAAGGGACGATTCACGTATCCAACGTGATGCTGATTGACCCCAAAAGCGGCAAGCCGACTCGCGTTGGACATGCCGTGCTGAAAACCGCCGACGGCAACAAGCGAGTTCGTGTGGCGCGAGTCTCTAACGAAATGATTACCGAATAA
- the rplN gene encoding 50S ribosomal protein L14: MIQEYSVLNVADNTGAKKVRCFRVYGGTGRRSASVGDIIMVSVRTAIPNSNMKKGSKARAVIVRTKKEVRRSDGSYIRFDENAAVLINKDNEPIGTRIFGPVARELREKQFMKIVSLAPEVL, from the coding sequence ATGATTCAGGAATATTCAGTTCTCAACGTGGCGGACAACACCGGCGCCAAGAAAGTCCGTTGCTTCCGTGTCTATGGCGGCACGGGAAGACGTTCGGCATCTGTCGGCGACATTATCATGGTGTCTGTGCGGACCGCGATCCCCAATTCAAACATGAAGAAGGGTTCAAAGGCGCGCGCTGTCATCGTGCGGACCAAGAAGGAAGTGCGTCGTTCCGACGGGTCGTATATCCGCTTTGACGAGAACGCCGCTGTATTGATTAACAAGGACAATGAGCCGATCGGAACCCGTATTTTCGGCCCCGTCGCGCGTGAACTTCGCGAGAAGCAGTTCATGAAGATTGTCTCGCTGGCACCCGAGGTGCTATAA
- the rpsQ gene encoding 30S ribosomal protein S17, translating to MSETAVSRPVEVSRGVRKSRVGVVVSNKMDKTIVVKVERKVKHPLYGKYIKLTKKLMADDSQNECNIGDKVRIMETRPLSKLKRWRLVEIIEKKK from the coding sequence ATGAGTGAAACAGCCGTTTCCCGTCCCGTGGAAGTATCCCGCGGCGTCCGCAAATCCCGTGTCGGTGTGGTTGTATCCAACAAAATGGATAAGACAATCGTCGTCAAAGTCGAGCGCAAGGTGAAACACCCGCTCTACGGGAAATACATTAAGCTCACCAAGAAGTTGATGGCCGACGACAGCCAGAACGAGTGCAACATCGGAGACAAAGTGCGGATCATGGAGACGCGTCCGTTGTCGAAACTCAAGAGATGGCGTCTTGTCGAAATCATTGAGAAAAAGAAGTAG
- the rpmC gene encoding 50S ribosomal protein L29, which produces MATSSARPARMTELKELTSLELKNRLVEAEDNLEALRFQLDAGQLPNTARVRSMRRDIARIRTVLREHELGLRAEKGAVK; this is translated from the coding sequence ATGGCAACCAGTTCCGCACGACCTGCAAGAATGACTGAGCTCAAGGAGCTCACATCACTTGAACTTAAGAACCGCTTGGTTGAAGCAGAAGACAATCTCGAAGCTCTTCGTTTTCAGCTTGACGCCGGTCAACTTCCGAATACCGCGAGAGTGCGTTCGATGCGTCGCGATATCGCCCGCATTCGCACCGTCCTTCGCGAACACGAACTTGGCCTGCGCGCCGAGAAGGGTGCTGTGAAATGA
- the rplP gene encoding 50S ribosomal protein L16, producing the protein MLTPKRLKFRKQQRRRRKGYDYCGSTLSFGEYGLKAMGDCWMTSRQIEAARIAMTRHIKRGGKVWIRIFPDKPVSKKPLEVRQGKGKGATEFYAAVIRPGRILFELEGVTRELAQEAMRLAAQKLPIKTKFVERDVVHS; encoded by the coding sequence ATGCTGACACCGAAGAGACTAAAATTCCGCAAGCAACAGCGCCGCCGCCGCAAGGGTTACGACTATTGCGGGTCGACCCTGTCGTTCGGCGAATACGGCTTGAAAGCCATGGGCGATTGCTGGATGACTTCGCGGCAGATTGAAGCTGCGCGTATTGCGATGACACGCCATATCAAGCGTGGCGGGAAGGTCTGGATTCGCATCTTTCCGGATAAGCCCGTTTCAAAGAAACCTTTGGAAGTGCGCCAGGGTAAGGGCAAGGGCGCGACCGAATTCTACGCGGCCGTGATTCGTCCCGGTCGGATTCTATTTGAACTTGAAGGCGTCACGCGCGAGCTCGCTCAGGAAGCCATGCGTCTTGCCGCACAGAAGCTCCCCATCAAAACCAAGTTTGTCGAACGCGACGTCGTTCACTCGTAA
- the rpsC gene encoding 30S ribosomal protein S3: MGQKVNPLGLRVGIIRTWNSHWFDERNFADKLEEDLYLRKYLLQRLKGASVAGVTFERTPKMLTLTIRTARPGIVIGRKGAEVDKLKAELKNLTKRDVQVNIYEIKRPELESKLVADMIAQQLEGRVSFRRAMKKAIQTTMRMGAEGIKVMCAGRLGGAEMSRTEGYKEGRVPLHTLRADIDYACSVARTTYGTIGVKVWICRGEVIGKAKVNSPSGEAHHEKGHDVQRGRGDHDRDRGRDRDRDRNRRS; the protein is encoded by the coding sequence GTGGGTCAAAAAGTCAATCCGCTCGGCCTTCGCGTCGGTATCATCAGAACATGGAACAGCCACTGGTTCGATGAACGCAATTTCGCCGACAAGCTCGAAGAAGATCTCTATCTCCGTAAGTATCTCCTGCAGCGCCTGAAAGGCGCATCCGTTGCCGGAGTTACATTTGAACGCACTCCGAAGATGCTCACGCTGACCATTCGGACTGCTCGCCCGGGCATCGTGATCGGCCGTAAGGGCGCCGAAGTGGATAAGCTCAAGGCCGAGCTGAAGAACTTGACGAAGCGCGACGTTCAGGTGAACATTTACGAGATCAAGCGGCCGGAGCTTGAATCCAAGCTGGTCGCCGACATGATCGCCCAGCAGCTTGAAGGTCGTGTCTCGTTCCGCCGCGCTATGAAGAAGGCGATTCAGACCACGATGCGGATGGGAGCGGAAGGCATCAAGGTCATGTGCGCTGGACGGCTGGGCGGAGCAGAAATGTCGCGCACTGAAGGGTATAAGGAAGGCCGTGTGCCGTTGCACACCCTTCGTGCAGATATCGACTACGCGTGTTCAGTCGCACGCACAACGTACGGCACCATCGGGGTAAAGGTCTGGATCTGCCGCGGCGAAGTGATCGGCAAGGCCAAGGTAAACTCGCCGTCCGGCGAAGCGCATCATGAAAAGGGTCATGATGTTCAGAGAGGACGCGGAGATCATGATCGAGATCGCGGTCGTGACCGCGACCGGGATCGCAACCGCCGTTCTTAA
- the rplV gene encoding 50S ribosomal protein L22, which translates to MEARCVARFVRVTPRKMRLVADLVRGKNVNEAINILKFTPRSAATPTLKAIQSAVANYAQLFDATSADIDSLLVRAIFADEGPTMHRFLPRAQGRATPIKKRMSHLTVIVAAPSKVAVEEATSETAEAVETKPVKKTAAKKAAVKKSATKSAAKKTSTRKTKS; encoded by the coding sequence ATGGAAGCTCGATGCGTTGCCCGCTTTGTTCGCGTTACTCCCCGCAAGATGCGTCTCGTCGCAGACCTTGTGCGTGGCAAGAACGTCAACGAAGCCATCAATATTCTAAAATTTACTCCGCGTTCGGCCGCTACGCCGACGCTTAAGGCGATTCAGTCCGCTGTGGCGAATTATGCCCAGCTCTTTGACGCGACTTCCGCCGACATCGACAGCCTGCTGGTGCGCGCGATCTTCGCTGACGAAGGTCCGACGATGCACCGCTTCCTGCCGCGCGCGCAGGGCCGTGCCACGCCGATTAAGAAGCGGATGTCGCACTTGACTGTGATTGTCGCGGCGCCGTCGAAGGTTGCTGTCGAGGAAGCCACGTCGGAGACGGCCGAGGCCGTTGAAACAAAGCCAGTGAAGAAGACTGCCGCAAAAAAAGCGGCTGTGAAGAAGAGTGCGACCAAGTCGGCCGCCAAGAAAACGTCCACACGTAAAACAAAGTCGTAA
- the rpsS gene encoding 30S ribosomal protein S19 yields MARSLKKGPYIDPRLEMRVQQMNERSEKKVLKTWSRRSVISPEFVGHTLAVHNGRKFLPVYITENMVGHKLGEFSPTRTFKGHTEKKAETTAKKK; encoded by the coding sequence ATGGCACGTTCGCTCAAAAAAGGTCCGTATATCGACCCCCGCCTCGAAATGCGTGTTCAGCAGATGAATGAACGCAGCGAGAAGAAGGTGTTGAAAACGTGGTCACGCCGCAGCGTCATCTCCCCCGAATTCGTGGGTCATACGCTGGCTGTGCACAATGGCCGCAAGTTCCTGCCCGTGTATATCACGGAGAACATGGTCGGCCATAAGCTCGGAGAGTTCTCTCCGACCCGTACGTTTAAGGGCCATACGGAAAAGAAGGCGGAAACCACCGCCAAGAAGAAGTAA
- the rplB gene encoding 50S ribosomal protein L2: protein MPLKKFRPLTPSQRYRTVLVRDGLWTGEPEKSLVEPLAKSGGRNNRGRATNINIGGGHKRRYRVVDFRRNKFDIPAKVERVEYDPNRSANIALLFYADGEKRYILAPEGLKVGDTVVSSKTEADIRVGNAIPLAKIPLATFIHNIEMRPGKGGQIARSAGVVCQLMAVDTKYALIKIPSGEVRRVPAQCMATIGQVGNLDHESVVSGKAGRTRWLGRRPHNRGVTKNPVDHPMGGGEGRSSGGRHPTTPWGKITKGLKTRNPRKKSNKLIVRRRRDKTQLV from the coding sequence ATGCCGCTGAAGAAGTTTCGCCCCCTGACCCCCTCGCAACGCTACCGCACGGTGCTCGTGCGCGATGGCCTGTGGACCGGTGAGCCAGAGAAGAGTCTGGTTGAGCCGCTGGCAAAGTCGGGTGGCCGCAATAATCGCGGGCGGGCCACCAACATCAATATCGGTGGCGGACACAAGCGCCGCTATCGGGTGGTCGATTTCCGCCGCAATAAGTTTGATATTCCAGCTAAAGTTGAGCGTGTGGAGTACGATCCCAATCGCTCCGCGAATATCGCCCTGCTCTTCTACGCCGACGGCGAGAAGCGCTACATCCTCGCGCCCGAAGGCCTGAAGGTCGGAGATACGGTCGTCTCGTCGAAGACTGAGGCCGATATTCGGGTTGGCAATGCAATCCCGCTCGCGAAGATTCCGCTGGCGACGTTTATTCACAATATCGAAATGCGTCCCGGCAAAGGCGGGCAGATCGCACGCAGTGCCGGAGTCGTTTGCCAGTTGATGGCGGTCGATACCAAGTATGCTCTGATCAAGATTCCGTCCGGTGAAGTGCGGCGCGTGCCTGCGCAGTGCATGGCCACGATCGGTCAAGTCGGCAACCTCGACCACGAAAGCGTCGTGTCCGGCAAAGCCGGTCGCACACGCTGGCTGGGTCGGCGTCCGCACAACCGCGGTGTGACGAAGAATCCGGTTGACCATCCGATGGGTGGTGGTGAGGGCCGTTCGTCCGGCGGTCGTCATCCGACGACGCCCTGGGGCAAGATTACAAAAGGTTTGAAAACGCGCAATCCGCGCAAGAAGTCCAATAAACTGATCGTCCGTCGCCGTCGCGACAAGACGCAACTCGTATAA
- a CDS encoding 50S ribosomal protein L23 — protein sequence MHKRSVLRKPLLTEKVAAAQDAHNQYAFVVDTSANKVEIKRAVEKKYEVTVVGVQTMNVRGKVKRLGRFEGRRPNWKKAIVTLKKGESIELAQNV from the coding sequence CTGCATAAGCGTTCCGTCCTGCGCAAGCCGCTTCTGACCGAAAAGGTCGCCGCCGCTCAAGACGCACATAATCAATATGCGTTTGTCGTTGACACCAGTGCGAATAAGGTTGAAATCAAGCGCGCTGTTGAAAAGAAATATGAAGTCACCGTCGTGGGTGTTCAAACCATGAACGTCCGCGGCAAGGTGAAGCGGTTGGGCCGTTTTGAAGGCCGCCGCCCCAATTGGAAGAAGGCGATCGTCACGCTCAAAAAGGGCGAATCGATCGAACTCGCGCAGAACGTCTAA
- the rplD gene encoding 50S ribosomal protein L4 yields the protein MNLKVYKRDGSLSGDSVELPDSLLALEPNEHAMWLAVRSEEAAQRQGTHKTKSRSYVRGGGRKPFKQKGRGVARQGSTRSPLNPGGGTIFGPMPHTYHIGVPQKVKALARRSAVILKAREDRIRVVEDFTMDSPKTREMVAMIEKMALADHKVLFLTPEYSQNILLSVRNLPGAAVTRADAASTRDLLKCSTLIIQKSAVQTLLKGLNHAA from the coding sequence ATGAATCTCAAAGTTTATAAACGTGATGGCTCCTTGAGCGGCGATTCGGTGGAACTGCCGGATAGCCTGCTTGCGCTCGAGCCGAATGAACATGCGATGTGGCTGGCGGTGCGCAGTGAAGAAGCCGCGCAGCGCCAAGGCACGCACAAGACCAAGAGCCGCAGCTACGTCCGCGGCGGCGGTCGCAAGCCGTTCAAGCAGAAGGGACGCGGTGTTGCTCGTCAAGGATCCACGCGTTCGCCGTTGAACCCCGGCGGCGGTACGATCTTCGGACCGATGCCGCACACGTATCATATCGGCGTGCCGCAAAAGGTTAAGGCCCTGGCCCGCCGCAGTGCCGTGATCTTGAAGGCGCGCGAAGACCGTATTCGCGTCGTCGAAGACTTTACGATGGATTCGCCCAAGACGCGCGAGATGGTTGCGATGATCGAAAAGATGGCTCTTGCGGATCACAAAGTGCTCTTCCTGACTCCCGAATACAGTCAGAACATCCTGCTGAGTGTGCGCAATCTGCCGGGCGCCGCAGTGACGCGAGCCGATGCGGCTTCCACCCGCGACTTGCTGAAGTGCTCCACATTGATTATCCAGAAAAGTGCGGTGCAAACGTTGCTGAAAGGATTGAACCATGCTGCATAA
- the rplC gene encoding 50S ribosomal protein L3 produces the protein MTGLIGKKVGMTRVFDEKGTVIPVTVIELGPNQITNIRTEDKHGYNALCLGFGQKRDKLVPMPMKGHYKSLSITAPRIEREFRDMTVEGKKIGDSLACDLFKVGEKVQVTGTSKGRGFAGVIKRHKFNRQTMTHGTHEFFRHGGSIGSNTFPGRTLPGLRMPGRMGAERVTVKNLKVIRVDAEANLIMIGGAIPGPNHGIVIVGKQDR, from the coding sequence ATGACAGGGCTGATTGGGAAGAAAGTCGGGATGACCCGGGTGTTCGATGAAAAAGGTACCGTTATTCCGGTGACTGTCATTGAACTTGGGCCGAACCAGATCACAAATATCCGCACCGAAGACAAGCACGGCTACAATGCGCTCTGTCTCGGATTCGGCCAAAAGCGCGACAAGCTCGTGCCCATGCCGATGAAAGGGCACTACAAGTCGCTCAGTATCACCGCTCCGCGAATCGAGCGCGAATTCCGCGACATGACGGTCGAGGGCAAGAAGATCGGTGACTCGCTGGCCTGCGATCTCTTCAAGGTCGGGGAAAAAGTGCAAGTTACCGGGACCTCCAAGGGACGCGGATTCGCCGGTGTCATCAAGCGGCATAAGTTCAATCGCCAGACGATGACTCACGGTACTCACGAGTTCTTCCGCCACGGCGGTTCGATCGGCTCCAACACGTTCCCCGGTCGTACGTTGCCGGGTTTACGGATGCCGGGTCGTATGGGAGCGGAGCGCGTGACCGTCAAGAATTTGAAAGTTATCCGGGTTGATGCGGAAGCCAATCTGATCATGATTGGCGGAGCGATCCCCGGTCCCAATCACGGTATTGTGATCGTAGGGAAACAAGACCGATGA
- the rpsJ gene encoding 30S ribosomal protein S10, whose protein sequence is MAQQSSIRIRLKSYDHNLIDKSTEKIIQTAKQTGAVISGPIPLPTRRTVYTVNRSPHSDKKSREQFETRIHKRLIDIHNSSPRTIDALIRIELPAGVDIEIKT, encoded by the coding sequence ATGGCACAACAATCCTCTATCCGGATCAGGCTTAAGAGTTACGATCACAATCTGATCGACAAGTCGACGGAAAAAATCATTCAAACGGCAAAGCAAACGGGCGCGGTCATTTCCGGTCCGATTCCGCTGCCGACGCGACGCACGGTCTACACGGTAAACCGCTCGCCGCATTCCGATAAGAAGTCACGTGAACAGTTCGAGACGCGCATTCATAAGCGTCTAATTGACATTCATAACTCCTCGCCGCGCACAATCGACGCCCTCATCCGCATCGAGTTGCCCGCCGGCGTAGACATCGAGATCAAGACATGA